One part of the Gammaproteobacteria bacterium genome encodes these proteins:
- a CDS encoding ankyrin repeat domain-containing protein has translation MKKVSWMKLFKTIELTVDPMTDINNLSIELMNEVKSLTPRVRRIKNLLISGADINYSLLDNGYTPLMLAIEEQHYRIAEYLLHQGADPLQKNNENKIASQLISSEALLYPILKDHELLFATMNNNLDTVKSVVDAGAMINFQGPGGYTALMIAVEQDQEEMIELFLSLGADMSLTCTDGRNVFQLATNLKIRSFLEHIKTLSNAAQFIINNGTHCFFRPTLINKGAFYE, from the coding sequence ATGAAGAAAGTATCTTGGATGAAACTCTTCAAGACGATCGAACTTACAGTGGACCCAATGACTGATATCAATAATTTATCCATCGAGTTAATGAACGAAGTTAAATCATTAACTCCGAGAGTGCGCCGTATAAAAAATCTGCTTATTAGCGGTGCTGATATCAATTACTCATTGTTAGATAATGGCTATACTCCATTAATGCTAGCAATTGAAGAACAACACTATAGGATAGCAGAATATTTATTACACCAAGGCGCTGATCCACTGCAGAAAAACAATGAGAATAAAATAGCAAGCCAACTGATCTCCTCAGAAGCATTACTTTATCCCATTCTTAAAGATCACGAGCTATTATTCGCGACCATGAATAACAATCTAGATACTGTAAAATCTGTTGTCGATGCCGGAGCGATGATCAATTTTCAAGGCCCTGGGGGTTATACTGCCCTCATGATCGCTGTCGAGCAAGACCAAGAAGAAATGATTGAACTTTTTCTGTCACTTGGAGCAGATATGTCATTGACCTGTACCGATGGCCGAAATGTATTTCAACTAGCAACTAATCTTAAAATAAGATCTTTTCTCGAACATATAAAGACTTTAAGTAATGCAGCGCAATTTATCATCAATAATGGCACCCATTGTTTTT